A part of Caretta caretta isolate rCarCar2 chromosome 1, rCarCar1.hap1, whole genome shotgun sequence genomic DNA contains:
- the LOC125641252 gene encoding olfactory receptor 52P1-like, with translation MSDSNRTDFINPSTFILLGIPGLEEAHVWISIPFCTMFTISVLGNFTILFIVKREPSLHWPMYYFLCMLAVTDLVLSTSILPKVLSIFWFNSREINFSACLTQLYFIHCFIVVESGILVAMAFDRYVAICHPLRHSTILTNPVVTKIGLTVVLRGSMLVLPCVLLARQWPYCRTNIIPHTHCEHMAVVKLACADIRVSSYYGVSVAILVMGLDALFITVSYIQILRAIFSLPTKDTRLKTFGTCISHLCTILVFYISALFASLTYRFGQNVDLHVHVLIANVYFLVPSTLNPIIYGVRTKQIRNRLLRLFTHEGI, from the coding sequence atgtcagattccaacagAACCGACTTCatcaacccctccaccttcatcctgctgggcattcctggcctggaggaagcccatgtctggatctccatccccttctgcaccatgtTCACCATCAGCgtcttggggaacttcaccatcctcTTCATCGTGAAAAGGGAGCCAAGCCTCCATtggcccatgtactatttcctctgcatgctggctgtCACTGACCTGGTCCTGTCCACGTCCATCCTgcccaaagtgctgagcatcttctggttcaattccagggagatcaatttcagtgcctgcctcacccagctGTACTTCATTCACTGCTTCATAGTGGTGGAGTCTGGGATCCTCGTGGCCATGGCTTTTgatcgctacgtggccatctgccatcccctgagacattccaccattTTGACAAACCCCGTTGTGACCAAGATTGGCCTGACTGTGGTACTGCGTGGCAGCATGCTCGTACTGCCCTGTGTCTTGCTGGCAAGGCagtggccatattgcagaaccaacatcatcccacacacacactgtgagcACATGGCTgtggtgaagctggcctgtgCTGACATCCGTGTCAGTAGTTACTACGGTGTCTCTGTGGCAATCTTGGTGATGGGTCTGGATGCGCTTTTTATCACCGTGTCCTATATCCAaatcctcagggccatcttcagtCTCCCCACAAAGGACACCCGACTGAAGACTTTTGGGACTTGCATCTCCCATCTCTGTACCATCTTAGTCTTTTACATCTCAGCTCTCTTTGCCTCCCTCACATACCGGTTTGGCCAGAATGTGGACCTGCATGTCCACGTTCTCATTGCCAATGTCTACTTCCTGGTGCCCTCCACgctaaaccccatcatctacGGGGTGAGGACCAAACAGATCAGGAACAGGCTGCTACGGCTCTTTACTCATGAAGGGATCTAA
- the LOC125644637 gene encoding olfactory receptor 52R1-like, whose product MSGSNTTDFTNPSTFILLGVPGLEAAHVWISIPFCAMYAIAVLGNFTILFIVKTESSLHGPMYYFLFMLAITDLVISTTIMPKMLVIYWFNSREINFSACLTQLYFLHCFSVMESGIFVAMAFDRYVAICHPLRHSTILTNSVVAKIGLAMMLRGGMLALPFPFLVRQWPYCKTNIILQPYCAHMAVVKLACADTRASSYYGLFVVFCLIGLDVSFISLSYTQILRVIFSLPTKDARLKTFETCISHLCAILVFYIPNLFFSLMYRFAQNVPLHFHVLIANVYLLMPPMLNPIIYGVRTKQIRDRLLQPCTH is encoded by the coding sequence ATGTCAGGTTCCAACACAACtgacttcaccaacccctccaccttcatcctgctgggtgttcctggcctggaggcagcccatgtctggatctccatccccttctgtgcCATGTATGCCATAGCCgtcttggggaacttcaccatcctgttcaTTGTGAAGACAGAGTCGAGTCTCCatgggcccatgtactatttTCTTTTCATGCTGGCCATCACTGACCTGGTCATATCTACGACCATCATGCCCAAAATGCTGGTAATATactggttcaattccagggagatcaaTTTCAGTGCCTGCCTAACCCAGCTGTACTTTCTTCACTGTTTCTCAGTGATGGAGTCTGGGATCTTCGTGGCCATGGCTTTTgatcgctacgtggccatctgccatcccctgagacattccaccatcctgacaaacTCTGTTGTGGCCAAGATCGGCCTGGCCATGATGCTGCGGGGTGGCATGCTTGCATTGCCCTTTCCCTTCCTAGTGAGGCAGTGGCCATATTGCAAAACCAACATCATCCTCCAGCCGTACTGCGCCCACATGGCTgtggtgaagctggcctgtgCCGACACCCGTGCCAGTAGTTATTATGGTCTCTTTGTGGTATTCTGTTTGATTGGTCTGGATGTGAGTTTTATTTCCCTGTCCTATACCCAGATCCTCAGAGtcatcttcagcctccccacaaaggatgCCCGGCTCAAGACTTTTGAGACCtgcatctcccacctctgtgccatCTTAGTCTTTTACATCCCAAATCTCTTCTTCTCCCTCATGTACAGATTTGCCCAGAATGTGCCCCTGCATTTCCACGTTCTCATTGCCAATGTGTACCTCTTGATGCCCCCCATGCTAAACCCCATCATCTATGGGGTGAGGACCAAACAGATCCGGGacaggctgctccagccctgtacTCATTAA